ggtagttgatggtgaaccagtggctgaacaaacctttttattgattatgctgactttagtcccgagaaactacagttctgcttaaactgaggagtcaagtaggtacaaaccgtacaaggattaattatgtccatctgtgcatctaagttgagactatcggttatatatattttagacgctaacttcccggctaaactttgacttattaaaccagcctgggatcataaaagtactatgtatggtaagattgagcgtgaacattggatgtcaccatggttatagttacggtacatatataaaatctacagtacgatttgagatttgttacgtgacgagcggtgtgtttaagactagtttacatgcgctcattttaatatgtagttatttaacgaagttctattgtgctagcatggtttcgagaacacaccaatttccatgagtctattccgggcacacctcgtcttttatcggtgtgctctcaatctaaattcatcttataactttggtttcttagttgcaattacctttgtactccaaataattacaggtatcactttagcgttccgatatacttctgaagcatcttgtgcatttgctagtgttcaacatctagttagagaggtagcagcaggatgggaatttaggatgttgcatgcaacaactgcttctttcgtcttcttgtgtatcttaatacacatgtctcgaggtatgtataactccagctatagttatttaactactgcttggatgtctggtttagttttatatctacttactatagccactgctttcctcggttatgtactaccatggggacagatgagtttctggggtgctacagtcattactaatctcctttctccaataccatatttagtaccttggttactcggtggatactatgtatctgatgtaacattaaaacgattctttgtattgcactttatattaccttttgtaggttgcattctaattgtattacacatcttctatttacatttaaatggttctagtaaccctgcaggtattgattccgcacttaaagtagccttctatcctcatatgttaatgaccgatgctaaatgtctatcctatctaattggtttaattttcttacaaacggcttttggtttgattgaattatcgcacccagataactccataccagtgaaccggtttgtaactccgcttcatatcgtacctgaatggtactttttagcatattatgcggtgttaaaagtaatcccatccaaaaccggtggtttgttagtatttatgtcctctctcattaacttagctcttttatctgaaattcgagctttgaatactcgaatgttgatacgacaacattttatgactcgaaatgtagtcagtggatgggtaattatttgggtatacagtatgatcttcttgattattattggtagtgctattccacaagcgacttatatcttatatggtagattagctactatcgtatatcttactaccggattggttctatgcttatactaaatcaatagttataatgactacagcttccaagcaaacatgattaccgtgatattgaaatccaacacttttagctgtcttaagcagtccagtggggtggtggtgtactgcaatcataaagaacttggttgtctgtatctcataaccggagtcatcttcagtattctaggaactataatgtctttgtttattcgatttgagttatacagttctggatcgcggatcatttgtacagagacgatagctacttataatgtgataatacgatacatggcctagctatgatctttatgttcttaatgcctgctttgtacggaggatatggtaacttctttgtaccaatatatattggtggttcggaagtcgttttcccaagaactaacgcgatctcctattttctagtaccattaggttctgtgttgttaactcaaagtatttgttccgagtttggtagtggtcttggttggacaatgtatcctccactaagtactagcttgatggtgttaaatccagaggcaactgattggattatcggaggtcttgcagtactaggaattagtagtattttaagttctattaacttccttggtacttgcgtcttcatgggttctaatgctggtgctaagaactatattctatatatctgggctatcatatttactgcccttatgttagtcttcactctacctattcttactggtggattagttatgatccttcttgatctacacgtaaacactgaattttatgattctatgtattctggtgatagtgtactttatcaacatctattctggttcttcggacatccagaggtatacattctaattttacctgcttttggtgtagtctcgcagacattatctatgtatgctgctagatctgtcttcggtggacaatctatgatcttagctatgggttgtatttctattctaggttccttagtatgggcacatcatatgatgacagtcggtctaggtagataccagagcttatttctctgctatgactattatgattgcaattcctaccggtactaagattttcaactggttaggtacctatatggctagccatacaactacaagaactgtagatctatgggctgctcttagttttatcctattgtttactctaggtggtactacaggtgtagttatgggtaacgctggtatggatattgccctacatgatacatactatattgtagctcatttccatttcgtattatctcttggtgcagtactagctactatatgtggctttatcttctatagcagagatatgttcggagatactgtaaatctattccatgtaaataccggtgcttctccatatttaagcatctggtttgtagtcttcttaggtagtatcttattaattttcatccctatgcatatacttggtttcaacgttatgccaagaaggataccagattaccctgattatctttgttatattaatacatggtgttcaattggttctatatccacaatagttatcatcttaactatgctctgcattaagtatagtggtatccagcgtatatttgaaaaaccaacatttgtatacaagctgtacgaatatcatgacattcactttggtagtcgccttcttaatgttagtctgtacggaatacttaggactatctctttatattaatgataatgcatttggtaatggacttttcatcttaactggtatacattttagccatgttattgttggagctatccttgtattcttcactcaaagtatctatagttctttagttacttacatgcctacaagctctataatgctaagcaaatctaaaggtatgttatgcaagatctttacagaaccattcactattttatatctacactttgtagaaaccatgtggatattaatccacattacattctatctctaaatcatataacggtcgtaaggtacgccggggataacaggtcagataatattgggagttctaatcctcggattgtatcagcacctccatgtcggctcattactccttgttattgaacaagattcagttaggaacgctagttcaccgtcagatgtaatacgtgagctgggttaagaacgtctggagacagtttgttccctatctaccatattatctaattggtttaattttcttacaaacggcttttggtttgattgaattatcgcacccagataactccataccagtgaaccggtttgtaactccgcttcatatcgtacctgaatggtactttttagcatattatgcggtgttaaaagtaatcccatccaaaaccggtggtttgttagtatttatgtcctctctcattaacttagctcttttatctgaaattcgagctttgaatactcgaatgttgatacgacaacattttatgactcgaaatgtagtcagtggatgggtaattatttgggtatacagtatgatcttcttgattattattggtagtgctattccacaagcgacttatatcttatatggtagattagctactatcgtatatcttactaccggattggttctatgcttatactaaatcaatagttataatgactacagcttccaagcaaacatgattaccgtgatattgaaatccaacacttttagctgtcttaagcagtccagtggggtggtgtgtactgcaatcataaagaacttggttgtctgtatctcataaccggagtcatcttcagtattctaggaactataatgtctttgtttattcgatttgagttatacagttctggatcgcggatcatttgtacagagacgatagctacttataatgtgataataacgatacatggcctagctatgatctttatgttcttaatgcctgctttgtacggaggatatggtaacttctttgtaccaatatatattggtggttcggaagtcgttttcccaagaactaacgcgatctcctattttctagtaccattaggttctgtgttgttaactcaaagtatttgttccgagtttggtagtggtcttggttggacaatgtatcctccactaagtactagcttgatggtgttaaatccagaggcaactgattggattatcggaggtcttgcagtactaggaattagtagtattttaagttctattaacttccttggtacttgcgtcttcatgggttctaatgctggtgctaagaactatattctatatatctgggctatcatatttactgcccttatgttagtcttcactctacctattcttactggtggattagttatgatccttcttgatctacacgtaaacactgaattttatgattctatgtattctggtgatagtgtactttatcaacatctattctggttcttcggacatccagaggtatacattctaattttacctgcttttggtgtagtctcgcagacattatctatgtatgctgctag
This genomic interval from Besnoitia besnoiti strain Bb-Ger1 chromosome Unknown contig00123, whole genome shotgun sequence contains the following:
- a CDS encoding cytochrome b (encoded by transcript BESB_022070), yielding MSLFRAHLVFYRCALNLNSSYNFGFLVAITFVLQIITGITLAFRYTSEASCAFASVQHLVREVAAGWEFRMLHATTASFVFLCILIHMSRGMYNSSYSYLTTAWMSGLVLYLLTIATAFLGYVLPWGQMSFWGATVITNLLSPIPYLVPWLLGGYYVSDVTLKRFFVLHFILPFVGCILIVLHIFYLHLNGSSNPAGIDSALKVAFYPHMLMTDAKCLSYLIGLIFLQTAFGLIELSHPDNSIPVNRFVTPLHIVPEWYFLAYYAVLKVIPSKTGGLLVFMSSLINLALLSEIRALNTRMLIRQHFMTRNVVSGWVIIWVYSMIFLIIIGSAIPQATYILYGRLATIVYLTTGLVLCLY
- a CDS encoding cytochrome b (encoded by transcript BESB_022080), which codes for MTFTLVVAFLMLVCTEYLGLSLYINDNAFGNGLFILTGIHFSHVIVGAILFVPYLPYYLIGLIFLQTAFGLIELSHPDNSIPVNRFVTPLHIVPEWYFLAYYAVLKVIPSKTGGLLVFMSSLINLALLSEIRALNTRMLIRQHFMTRNVVSGWVIIWVYSMIFLIIIGSAIPQATYILYGRLATIVYLTTGLVLCLY